In the Hordeum vulgare subsp. vulgare chromosome 7H, MorexV3_pseudomolecules_assembly, whole genome shotgun sequence genome, one interval contains:
- the LOC123412203 gene encoding ABC transporter G family member 45 — MEHSWEAEQAPPAMSARPPPPLTHEDNRGFLQMLREKKERLGVDAAKVEVQFEELTVEADVRVGRRALPTLLNCAVNAAQELATSSHMCTTRKKPIKIINGASGTIRPSRMTLLLGAPGSGKTTFLKALAGKLDSSLKLKGKVMYNGEEVKSSTPQYLHAYISQYDLHHAEMTVRETIDFSSKMLGTNNEFEMLGEAIRRKKGVINKVDQDLDSFIKATTFGEGSNLTTNYIIKILGLSECADTMVGDELRRGISGGQKKRATIGEMLVGLARCFFMDDISTGLDSSTTYEIVKFLQQMAHLMDLTMVISLLQPPPETLELFDDIILLCEGQIIYHGPRENATNFFEIMGFKCPSRKNVADFLQEVTSKMDQKQYWIGDENKYQYRPIEKFAESFRSSYLPRFAKDDLCRTNNTGKSKEIITSATRRISRWNIFKACFSREVLLLKRNSPLHIFKTVQITVMALVISTIFLRTNMNHKTVLDANKYMGSLFMAVVIVNFNGMTEIAMTIKRLPTFYKQRELLALPGWALLSSVFLISLPMSLLETGLWTSLTYYVIGYAPSFLRFIQQFLVLFAMHQMSMGLYRFLAAIGRTQVMANMLGTAALIAIYIFGGFVISKDNLQPWLQWGYWTSPFTYAQNAVALNEFLDERWAIEFHYANAKTVGEAILKIRGLLMEWHWYWICVGILFGFSLVFNILTIFALEFMKSPHKHQVNIDSTKTKTECKKQKVGTGNASTGQVVLPFQPLSLVFDHINYFVDMPKEMMKYGVTEKKLQLLQDVSGVFRPGVLTALMGVTGAGKTTLLDVLAGRKTGGYIEGTIRIAGYPKKQDTFSRISGYCEQSDIHSPNLTVHESLQFSAWLRLPSNVNSRQRDMFIDEVMDLVELTGLKNAMVGIAGATGLSAEQRKRLTIAVELVASPSIIFMDEPTTGLDARAAAIVMRTVRKTVDTGRTVVCTIHQPSIGIFESFDELLLMKRGGQIIYSGPLGPLSSNMIKYFEAIPGVPRIKEGQNPAAWVLDISSHITEYEIGVDYAEIYRSSSLYRENMLLIDELGQPAPNTEDLHFPPGYWQNFRAQCMACLWKQRCAYWKNSEHNVVRFLNTFAVSIMFGIVFWKIGSIIKGQQDVFNILGVVYGSALFLGFMNCSILQPVVTMERVVLYREKAAGMYCTLAYAIAQMAIELPYMLVQVLIFASIVYPMIGFEMTAVKFFWFVLYMVLSFMYYTLYGMMTVALTPNLEIAAGLSFLIFIFWNVFSGFIIGRELIPIWWRWVYWANPAAWTVYGLMFSQLGDRTEIIHVPGQPDQTVREFLEGYLGLENRYFNLVTCLHLAIIALFAFLFFIFIKHLKFQRR, encoded by the exons ATGGAGCACAGCTGGGAGGCCGAGCAGGCGCCGCCGGCGATGAGTgccaggccgccgccgccgctcaccCATGAGGACAACCGCGGCTTCCTCCAGATGCTCCGGGAGAAGAAGGAAAG GCTGGGGGTCGACGCCGCTAAGGTGGAGGTGCAGTTCGAGGAGCTCACCGTGGAGGCCGACGTGCGCGTGGGCCGCCGCGCGCTGCCGACGCTGCTCAACTGCGCCGTCAACGCCGCCCAG GAATTGGCAACATCTTCACACATGTGTACCACAAGGAAAAAACCCATCAAAATTATAAATGGAGCAAGCGGGACGATTCGCCCATCACG GATGACACTTCTTCTAGGAGCACCTGGTTCTGGGAAAACTACTTTTTTAAAAGCGTTGGCAGGAAAGTTGGATTCCTCTTTGAAG CTCAAAGGAAAGGTCATGTACAATGGAGAAGAAGTGAAATCATCAACACCTCAATACCTGCATGCCTACATTAGCCAATATGATCTTCATCATGCTGAGATGACCGTCAGAGAGACGATTGATTTCTCTTCCAAGATGTTGGGAACCAATAATGAATTTG AGATGCTGGGAGAAGCAATAAGAAGGAAAAAAGGTGTCATCAACAAAGTGGACCAAGATCTTGACTCATTTATTAAG GCCACCACCTTCGGAGAAGGAAGCAACCTTACAACAAACTATATTATCAAG ATACTTGGTTTGTCCGAGTGTGCAGATACCATGGTGGGGGATGAGCTGAGAAGAGGCATATCAGGAGGACAAAAAAAAAGAGCCACGATTG GAGAGATGCTAGTTGGTCTAGCAAGATGCTTCTTTATGGATGACATATCAACAGGTCTAGATAGCTCCACCACATACGAGATTGTAAAATTTCTCCAACAAATGGCACATCTGATGGATCTCACAATGGTTATATCCTTGCTTCAACCACCTCCTGAGACGTTGGAATTATTTGATGACATAATCCTTTTATGCGAGGGGCAAATTATATATCATGGTCCTCGAGAAAATGCTACCAACTTTTTTGAAATTATGGGATTCAAATGCCCCAGCAGGAAGAATGTAGCTGATTTCCTTCAAGAG GTGACCTCAAAGATGGATCAAAAGCAATACTGGATTGGTGATGAAAATAAGTATCAATACCGGCCAATCGAAAAATTCGCAGAATCTTTCCGTTCATCATATCTCCCTCGATTTGCGAAAGACGATCTCTGCAGGACAAACAATACAGGAAAGAGCAAGGAGATTATAACAAGTGCAACTCGCAGGATCTCCAGATGGAATATTTTCAAGGCATGCTTTTCAAGGGAAGTACTGCTTCTTAAAAGAAACTCCCCGCTTCATATATTCAAGACTGTACAGATAACTGTTATGGCTTTGGTGATCTCAACGATTTTCCTTCGAACAAATATGAACCATAAAACTGTACTCGATGCCAATAAGTACATGGGATCACTCTTTATGGCTGTTGTGATAGTAAACTTCAATGGCATGACTGAAATTGCAATGACAATAAAGCGGCTCCCCACTTTCTACAAGCAAAGAGAGTTACTAGCATTGCCAGGATGGGCACTTCTTTCTTCGGTATTCCTTATCAGCCTCCCAATGTCACTTCTAGAGACAGGTCTGTGGACCAGCTTAACCTACTATGTGATTGGCTACGCACCTTCCTTTCTCAG ATTCATCCAGCAGTTTTTGGTACTTTTTGCCATGCATCAAATGTCAATGGGCCTCTATCGTTTCTTGGCAGCAATAGGAAGGACACAAGTAATGGCCAACATGCTAGGCACCGCAGCTCTCATAGCAATCTACATATTTGGAGGCTTCGTCATATCAAAAG ATAACCTCCAACCATGGTTGCAGTGGGGATACTGGACATCCCCATTCACCTACGCACAGAATGCCGTTGCCCTAAATGAGTTCCTTGACGAAAGATGGGCTAtt GAATTTCACTATGCAAATGCTAAAACAGTTGGCGAAGCTATCCTGAAGATCAGGGGGTTGCTCATGGAGTGGCATTGGTACTGGATTTGTGTCGGCATTTTATTTGGATTCTCGCTGGTCTTCAACATCCTCACTATATTTGCACTGGAGTTCATGAAAT CTCCACACAAGCATCAAGTTAATATCGATTCCACGAAGACAAAAACGGAGTGCAAGAAACAGAAAGTTGGAACTGGCAATGCATCAACTGGTCAAGTTGTCCTCCCGTTTCAGCCTCTTTCCCTTgtatttgatcatatcaactattttGTTGACATGCCTAAG GAAATGATGAAGTATGGAGTAAcagagaaaaagcttcaactgctGCAAGATGTCAGTGGTGTTTTCAGGCCAGGGGTGTTAACAGCTCTGATGGGGGTCACTGGTGCTGGAAAGACAACATTGCTCGATGTATTGGCTGGAAGAAAAACTGGAGGATATATTGAAGGTACTATTAGGATAGCAGGATACCCAAAGAAGCAGGACACATTCTCAAGGATCTCGGGCTACTGTGAACAGAGTGACATTCACTCCCCTAACCTCACTGTGCATGAGTCACTACAGTTCTCGGCATGGCTTCGACTGCCTTCGAACGTTAACTCTCGCCAAAGAGAT ATGTTTATAGATGAAGTAATGGACCTAGTTGAATTGACTGGACTGAAGAATGCCATGGTGGGAATAGCAGGAGCAACTGGCTTGTCAGCTGAGCAACGAAAAAGGCTAACAATAGCAGTGGAGCTGGTAGCTAgtccttccattatattcatggaCGAGCCAACCACTGGCTTGGATGCCCGTGCTGCAGCAATTGTGATGAGAACAGTAAGAAAGACAGTAGACACTGGACGAACTGTAGTCTGCACAATTCATCAACCAAGCATTGGGATATTTGAATCTTTTGATGAG CTTTTGCTTATGAAAAGAGGTGGTCAGATCATATACAGTGGTCCATTAGGTCCGCTATCTAGCAACATGATCAAGTATTTTGAG GCTATACCTGGTGTTCCTAGAATAAAAGAGGGACAAAACCCAGCAGCATGGGTATTGGATATAAGTTCACACATAACAGAATATGAGATTGGAGTGGACTATGCAGAAATTTACCGGAGCTCCTCCCTATACAG GGAGAACATGCTTCTAATTGATGAGCTGGGGCAACCAGCGCCAAACACCGAGGATCTACATTTCCCCCCAGGATATTGGCAGAACTTTAGGGCGCAGTGCATGGCTTGCCTGTGGAAACAAAGATGTGCATACTGGAAAAACTCAGAACACAATGTTGTTCGGTTCCTAAACACGTTTGCTGTATCAATTATGTTTGGAATTGTATTCTGGAAAATTGGCTCAATCAT AAAAGGACAGCAAGATGTATTCAACATACTAGGGGTTGTATATGGATCAGCACTGTTTCTGGGCTTCATGAATTGCAGCATCTTACAGCCAGTTGTGACAATGGAGAGAGTTGTTCTTTACCGAGAAAAGGCAGCAGGCATGTACTGTACCTTGGCCTACGCCATAGCTCAG ATGGCAATTGAATTGCCTTACATGCTTGTCCAAGTGCTCATCTTCGCATCAATCGTATACCCAATGATTGGGTTCGAGATGACAGCCGTCAAGTTCTTTTGGTTTGTCCTTTACATGGTGCTAAGCTTCATGTACTACACACTCTACGGGATGATGACAGTCGCACTAACACCTAACCTTGAGATAGCTGCCGGATTGTCCTTCCTTATCTTCATCTTTTGGAACGTCTTCTCCGGCTTCATCATTGGAAGAGAG CTGATCCCGATATGGTGGAGGTGGGTGTACTGGGCTAACCCAGCGGCATGGACAGTGTACGGGCTCATGTTCTCACAGCTGGGCGACCGGACAGAGATCATCCACGTGCCAGGGCAGCCAGACCAGACGGTGCGTGAGTTCCTCGAGGGCTACCTTGGCCTCGAGAACCGCTACTTCAACCTTGTCACCTGCCTGCACCTGGCCATCATCGCCCTGTtcgccttcctcttcttcatcttcatcaagcaCCTAAAGTTCCAGCGGAGGTAG
- the LOC123412204 gene encoding uncharacterized protein LOC123412204 → MMKIILANVGMQVIVDCFGCVRGVLRLCSVGNAGACCTFCTSNEKSTTSKEHDCIKAVAVILIAAILFYTECYLKTSQATFMKNVKTRYQNGKLPQVRSVL, encoded by the exons ATGATGAAGATCATATTGGCTAATGTAGGCATGCAG GTAATCGTGGATTGCTTTGGCTGTGTTAGGGGTGTTCTCAGGCTCTGCTCTGTAGGAAATGCTGGCGCGTGCTGTACTTTCTGTACATCTAATGAGAAATCAACTACTAGCAAG GAACACGATTGCATTAAAGCCGTCGCCGTCATCCTCATCGCTGCTATCCTCTTCTATACCGAATGCTACCTCAAGACTAGCCAGGCTACGTTCATGAAAAATGTAAAGACCCGGTACCAAAATGGAAAACTCCCCCAAGTTAGATCTGTGCTATGA